In a single window of the Bradyrhizobium erythrophlei genome:
- a CDS encoding peptidase M15, which translates to MNPRRSATVALALCGTLGLAGWIVAWLAGFGSAGIENTGAVPIEDRAKSLTANAELAGPPQATAVGSAAVANTDVATAAESVTGMATGKMAASYEPESIVEAALPDPSQMLPADPPPVQAATANPSDAVPNDVKDTLDSVEILDECLVAEICIDRYLWAIYQRTPKEDTIKVEERRRVTVKKRRKKVTVTKSFTRLVDEDFTWKDSKAAEKAGMPMMDYVIGGMDRSFKLKLFHTLHAAEQAGLSPGITSAFRDDYRQSIASGLKAATDRSYHGGSFRGGYGHGLAADVVSVNGATRARRWVSTESLWKWIDAHGTEFGIGRPYLDRDPPHLAPIDGKEYAAHQRGTKVQHAESHMKKRNRLAARHDHSVAKSKKHKMVALQRS; encoded by the coding sequence ATGAACCCGCGGCGATCTGCGACAGTGGCGCTGGCGTTGTGCGGAACGCTCGGTCTCGCGGGGTGGATCGTCGCCTGGCTTGCTGGCTTCGGTTCGGCCGGCATCGAGAACACCGGTGCAGTGCCAATCGAGGACCGCGCAAAATCTCTCACCGCCAACGCCGAGCTCGCGGGTCCACCACAGGCAACCGCAGTGGGCAGCGCCGCTGTCGCCAACACCGATGTGGCAACGGCCGCCGAATCGGTGACGGGAATGGCTACCGGCAAGATGGCGGCCTCATATGAGCCTGAATCGATCGTCGAGGCCGCGTTGCCCGATCCGTCGCAGATGCTGCCGGCCGATCCACCGCCCGTGCAGGCGGCGACAGCGAACCCATCTGACGCGGTGCCAAACGACGTCAAGGATACTCTGGACTCTGTCGAAATTCTCGACGAGTGCCTGGTAGCGGAGATCTGCATCGACCGATACCTGTGGGCGATCTACCAACGGACGCCCAAGGAGGACACCATCAAGGTGGAGGAGCGGAGGAGAGTGACGGTCAAGAAGAGGCGCAAAAAGGTGACTGTCACCAAAAGCTTTACCAGGCTCGTCGATGAGGACTTCACGTGGAAGGATTCGAAGGCGGCGGAAAAAGCCGGCATGCCGATGATGGACTACGTGATCGGAGGCATGGATCGGAGCTTCAAGCTGAAGCTCTTCCATACGCTTCACGCGGCGGAGCAGGCGGGGCTGTCGCCTGGCATAACCAGCGCGTTCCGCGATGACTACCGTCAATCGATCGCAAGCGGCCTGAAGGCGGCGACTGACAGGTCATACCATGGCGGGAGCTTCCGCGGCGGCTATGGCCACGGCCTTGCGGCCGATGTCGTGAGCGTCAATGGCGCGACACGGGCACGGCGATGGGTCTCCACTGAAAGCTTGTGGAAATGGATCGATGCGCACGGAACGGAGTTTGGAATCGGGCGACCGTATCTCGACAGAGATCCGCCGCATCTGGCACCGATCGACGGCAAAGAATATGCCGCTCACCAGCGCGGGACAAAAGTTCAACATGCGGAATCGCATATGAAGAAGCGCAACCGGCTGGCTGCGCGGCACGATCACAGCGTGGCGAAATCGAAGAAACACAAGATGGTTGCGCTTCAACGCAGTTAG